From one Musa acuminata AAA Group cultivar baxijiao chromosome BXJ2-6, Cavendish_Baxijiao_AAA, whole genome shotgun sequence genomic stretch:
- the LOC103989038 gene encoding transcription elongation factor TFIIS, with amino-acid sequence MDKDILETFEAAKKAADKAAEAGDGSSEVDRCVDALRRLRRIPVTMQQLVETQVGKRLRSLKKHVNSKIQAEASVLLEFWKDVVIQETSNSKKNGGSESKSSVEVNIKSERTETFKIDRTPKAGPVNMDRISTSESLNFVKKDENQGSNTERHKTEKNESSESGGCAIKANRIPSGSHQASTTKKPSTVSAAPPKLTTMIKCNDPIRDKLRELLAEAFSKVSCETSEDERDEVRNILDEVNVCDPIRVAVMVESVMFEKLGRSNGAQKLKYRSIMFNLKDGNNTDLRRRVLLGEVKPEKLIVMTPEEMASDKRKLANEQIKEKALFECQREGAAKATTDQFKCGRCGQRKTTYYQMQTRSADEPMTTFVTCVNCNNHWKFC; translated from the exons ATGGACAAAGATATCCTCGAGACCTTCGAGGCCGCAAAGAAGGCGGCTGATAAGGCGGCGGAGGCCGGCGATGGGTCATCGGAGGTGGATCGGTGCGTGGACGCGCTGAGGCGGCTGAGGAGGATTCCCGTTACTATGCAGCAGTTGGTGGAAACTCAG GTGGGCAAACGTCTCCGCAGTCTTAAAAAACATGTTAATTCAAAGATTCAAGCTGAGGCATCTGTTTTGCTAGAATTCTGGAAAGATGTAGTCATTCAGGAGACGTCAAATTCTAAGAAAAATGGTGGTTCTGAAAGTAAAAGTTCAGTAGAAGTTAATATCAAATCTGAGAGAACAGAAACTTTCAAGATTGACAGGACTCCAAAGGCTGGGCCTGTCAACATGGATAGGATTTCAACTTCAGAAAGTCTCAATTTTGTAAAGAAAGACGAGAACCAGGGTTCAAATACAGAAAGGCACAAGACTGAGAAGAATGAGAGCAGTGAATCAGGAGGGTGTGCTATCAAAGCTAACAGAATCCCCAGTGGAAGTCATCAAGCATCTACTACCAAGAAGCCATCAACAGTATCAGCTGCTCCTCCAAAGCTGACAACGATGATCAAATGTAATGATCCTATCCGAGACAAACTTCGGGAACTTCTAGCAGAGGCGTTCTCAAAAGTTTCCTGTGAGACCAGTGAAGATGAAAGAGATGAAGTGAGAAATATACTGGATGAGGTAAATGTGTGTGATCCCATCCGAGTTGCAGTCATGGTGGAGTCCGTGATGTTTGAAAAATTAGGCCGTTCTAATGGTGCTCAAAAGCTGAAGTACAGATCCATTATGTTCAATTTGAAGGATGGCAACAACACAGATCTTCGAAGAAGAGTTCTCCTTGGGGAAGTGAAGCCTGAgaaactcatagttatgactccTGAAGAAATGGCCAGTGACAAGAGGAAACTTGCAAATGAACAGATTAAAGAGAAGGCTTTATTCGAGTGTCAGCGGGAAGGAGCTGCTAAAGCTACAACTGATCAGTTCAAATGCGGTCGGTGCGGACAGCGGAAGACCACTTACTACCAAATGCAAACCCGAAGTGCCGATGAGCCGATGACTACATTCGTCACATGTGTAAACTGCAACAACCATTGGAAGTTCTGTTGA